From the Leptolyngbya sp. O-77 genome, one window contains:
- a CDS encoding GTP-binding protein, whose product MTQFPPRDSSAAPHVGLIPLGMQDTHFQRARASLRQAIGRYTQKARSPRRGAGDVELQASLKTDLNQLSAALDKLNCSLLRIAVFGLVSRGKSAVINGLIGQKLLPTGPINGVTQYPRSVYWALPESDLRVELIDTPGLDEVGGQTRAEMARDVANQADLILFVIAGDITRTEYQALAELQAAHKPMLLVFNKADLYPDQDRDAIYQKLKILFAEGGDRGRPFLMPEDVVRVSAEPAPVQVRVEWPDGSVTHEWESPPPQMEELRTLLVDIIQKEGKSLLALNALRQARETEQGIARKALKLNQEQAEELIWKFAKWKAIAVGVNPIAILDLAGGAVTDLVMIRNLAKLYGLPMTSFEAGKLLQAILWSSGSLLLGEVGSGLLLGAGKSASAVGAMFDSVGGLMAYGSAAVAQGAIAGYGSYRVGKAAQAYLERGCTWGPDGPNTVIQDILSQVDEDTVIYRLQRELGG is encoded by the coding sequence GTGACTCAGTTTCCGCCTCGCGACTCATCTGCTGCGCCGCATGTTGGCTTGATTCCCTTGGGAATGCAAGATACACATTTTCAGCGGGCGCGGGCCAGCCTGCGGCAAGCCATCGGGCGCTATACCCAAAAGGCGCGATCGCCCCGACGAGGCGCAGGAGATGTGGAGCTTCAGGCCTCCCTCAAAACCGATTTGAACCAACTTTCAGCGGCGCTGGACAAGCTGAATTGCAGCCTGCTGAGGATTGCAGTGTTTGGTCTGGTGAGCCGGGGCAAGTCAGCGGTGATTAACGGACTCATCGGGCAAAAGCTATTGCCGACCGGGCCGATCAACGGCGTGACGCAGTATCCCCGATCGGTCTATTGGGCGCTGCCGGAGAGTGACCTGCGGGTGGAACTCATCGACACGCCTGGGCTGGATGAAGTGGGCGGACAGACGCGGGCTGAGATGGCGCGGGACGTGGCTAATCAGGCCGACCTGATTCTGTTTGTCATTGCAGGCGATATTACGCGCACCGAGTATCAGGCATTGGCAGAGTTGCAGGCAGCCCATAAGCCCATGCTGCTAGTGTTTAACAAGGCAGATTTGTATCCTGACCAGGATCGGGACGCAATTTACCAGAAGTTGAAAATTCTGTTTGCAGAGGGGGGCGATCGCGGTCGGCCGTTCCTCATGCCAGAAGACGTGGTGCGCGTGTCGGCGGAACCTGCGCCCGTGCAAGTGCGCGTGGAGTGGCCCGACGGCAGCGTGACGCACGAATGGGAATCACCGCCGCCACAGATGGAGGAACTGCGGACGCTGCTGGTGGACATTATCCAAAAGGAAGGCAAGTCGCTGCTGGCGCTAAATGCGCTGCGGCAGGCACGAGAAACGGAACAGGGCATCGCCCGCAAAGCCCTGAAGCTGAATCAAGAGCAAGCCGAGGAACTGATCTGGAAGTTTGCCAAATGGAAGGCGATCGCCGTTGGCGTGAACCCGATCGCCATTCTCGACTTGGCGGGCGGTGCAGTCACCGATCTGGTGATGATTCGCAACCTGGCAAAGCTCTATGGCCTACCCATGACCAGCTTTGAGGCGGGCAAACTGCTCCAGGCGATTTTGTGGAGTTCGGGCAGTTTGCTGCTGGGTGAAGTGGGCAGCGGCTTGCTCTTGGGAGCGGGCAAGAGTGCGTCGGCGGTGGGCGCGATGTTCGACAGCGTCGGGGGGCTAATGGCCTACGGCAGTGCAGCGGTAGCTCAAGGGGCGATCGCCGGATACGGTTCCTACCGCGTCGGCAAGGCCGCCCAAGCTTACCTAGAGCGCGGCTGCACCTGGGGCCCAGACGGGCCCAACACAGTGATTCAGGACATCCTCAGCCAGGTAGACGAAGACACGGTCATATACCGACTCCAGCGAGAATTAGGCGGATAG
- the psbC gene encoding photosystem II reaction center protein CP43 yields MVAGNRDQESSGFAWWAGNARLINLSGKLLGAHVAHAGLIVFWAGAMTLFEVAHFVPEKPMYEQGLILLPHLATLGWGVGPGGEVLDTFPYFVVGVLHLISSAVLGLGGIYHAVRGPETLEEYSSFFGYDWKDKNQMTNIIGYHLILLGLGAFLLVFKAMFFGGVYDTWAPGGGDVRVITNPTLNPVTIFGYLLKSPFGGEGWIVSVNNMEDVIGGHIWVGFICIAGGVWHILTKPFGWVRRAFIWSGEAYLSYSLGALSLMGFVASTMVWYNNTVYPSEFFGPTGPEASQAQALTFLIRDQRLGANVGSAQGPTGLGKYLMRSPTGEIIFGGETMRFWDFQGPWLEPLRGPNGLDLDKIKNDIQPWQARRAAEYMTHAPLGSLNSVGGVATEINSVNFVSPRAWLATSHFVLAFFFLVGHLWHAGRARAAAAGFEKGIDRESEPVLAMPDID; encoded by the coding sequence ATGGTTGCCGGAAACCGCGACCAGGAATCCTCTGGGTTTGCCTGGTGGGCCGGTAACGCTCGTCTGATTAACCTTTCTGGAAAGCTGCTGGGCGCTCATGTTGCTCACGCTGGTTTGATTGTCTTCTGGGCAGGCGCGATGACCCTGTTTGAAGTGGCTCACTTCGTGCCCGAAAAGCCCATGTATGAGCAAGGGCTAATTCTGCTGCCTCACCTGGCAACGCTGGGTTGGGGCGTGGGCCCTGGCGGTGAAGTGCTGGATACCTTTCCCTATTTTGTGGTGGGTGTGCTGCACCTGATTTCCTCTGCTGTTCTGGGTCTGGGCGGGATTTACCATGCCGTTCGTGGCCCCGAAACGCTGGAAGAGTACTCTTCCTTCTTTGGCTACGACTGGAAAGACAAGAACCAGATGACCAACATCATTGGGTATCACCTGATCCTGCTGGGTTTGGGTGCCTTCCTGCTGGTGTTTAAGGCTATGTTCTTCGGCGGTGTGTATGACACCTGGGCACCGGGTGGCGGTGACGTTCGCGTTATCACCAACCCGACGCTGAACCCAGTGACGATTTTTGGCTACCTGCTGAAGTCTCCCTTTGGCGGCGAGGGCTGGATCGTCAGTGTCAACAACATGGAGGACGTAATCGGTGGCCACATCTGGGTCGGCTTCATCTGCATTGCAGGTGGTGTGTGGCACATCCTGACCAAGCCGTTCGGCTGGGTGCGCCGCGCCTTTATTTGGTCGGGCGAAGCTTACCTGTCCTATAGCCTGGGCGCTCTGTCGCTGATGGGCTTTGTGGCTTCCACGATGGTTTGGTACAACAACACGGTCTATCCTAGCGAGTTCTTCGGTCCCACCGGCCCCGAAGCGTCGCAGGCTCAAGCTCTCACCTTCCTGATCCGCGACCAGCGTCTGGGTGCAAATGTGGGATCTGCTCAGGGCCCCACGGGTCTGGGTAAGTATCTGATGCGCTCTCCGACGGGTGAAATCATCTTTGGTGGTGAAACCATGCGCTTCTGGGATTTCCAGGGCCCCTGGTTGGAGCCGCTGCGTGGACCTAACGGCCTGGATCTGGACAAGATCAAGAATGATATTCAGCCCTGGCAGGCTCGTCGCGCCGCTGAGTATATGACCCATGCTCCGCTGGGTTCGCTGAACTCGGTGGGTGGTGTGGCGACCGAGATCAACTCGGTGAACTTTGTGTCGCCTCGTGCCTGGTTGGCAACGTCTCACTTTGTGCTGGCGTTCTTCTTCCTGGTTGGTCACCTGTGGCATGCGGGTCGCGCCCGTGCTGCGGCGGCTGGCTTCGAGAAGGGCATCGACCGCGAGTCTGAGCCGGTGTTGGCAATGCCGGATATCGACTAG
- a CDS encoding peptidylprolyl isomerase: MRQKMGRWFALIGLVGLMLIGGCSGANTDSANSGTVSSDSAIAQSPSLTPAPSPTTPYANLARLDGKATVEIRVKGSPIEIQVNGQDAPITAGNFVDLVNRGVYDGLMFHRVVREPEPFVVQGGDPQSKDASVPLGMLGTGSFIDPATSSPRYIPLEIKPEGAAEPVYGKTLEPGTSPVLKHMRGAVAMARSQFPDSASSQFYFTLADLGFLDGQYAVFGYVTRGMDVVDEIQQGDRIETARVTAGLENLKTGG, translated from the coding sequence ATGAGACAGAAAATGGGGCGGTGGTTCGCCCTGATTGGGCTGGTTGGCCTGATGCTAATTGGAGGCTGTTCGGGGGCAAATACGGACAGCGCCAATTCTGGTACTGTATCTAGCGACTCGGCGATCGCCCAATCGCCTAGCCTCACGCCCGCCCCCAGTCCCACAACACCCTATGCGAACCTAGCCCGACTGGACGGCAAAGCAACCGTCGAAATTCGGGTCAAGGGGTCGCCCATTGAAATCCAGGTGAATGGCCAGGACGCGCCGATTACCGCCGGAAATTTCGTCGATTTGGTGAATCGCGGGGTCTATGACGGGCTGATGTTTCATCGGGTGGTGCGTGAGCCGGAACCATTTGTGGTGCAGGGCGGCGACCCCCAGAGCAAGGATGCCAGCGTGCCCTTGGGGATGCTGGGGACGGGCAGCTTTATTGACCCTGCCACCTCTAGCCCGCGCTACATTCCGCTAGAAATCAAGCCGGAGGGTGCGGCAGAACCCGTTTATGGAAAAACGCTGGAACCTGGAACTTCCCCGGTCTTGAAACACATGCGGGGGGCTGTGGCGATGGCGCGATCGCAGTTTCCGGACTCGGCTTCGTCGCAGTTTTATTTCACCCTGGCGGATCTGGGCTTTTTGGATGGGCAGTATGCTGTGTTTGGCTATGTAACCCGCGGGATGGACGTGGTGGACGAAATTCAGCAGGGCGATCGCATCGAGACGGCCCGCGTTACCGCAGGGCTGGAAAATCTGAAAACGGGTGGCTAA
- a CDS encoding Uma2 family endonuclease has product MQTKLPTNTWVSASWDEYLCLIQDPALGKAKGYYCDGRMRLEMTPIGNDHACDHTVVIVAVGLFSALRNITLTGRDNCTYRKTGHSEAQPDVSYYIGDAASAIPWGTTIIDLDQYPAPTLVIEIANTSLADDKGEKRLLYEALGVGEYWVVDVANVQILAFAIADGGSKRITESQVLPGLNLSLLEDTLRRTRETPQSEVIRWLLTQFQDM; this is encoded by the coding sequence ATGCAAACAAAACTGCCAACTAACACCTGGGTTTCCGCAAGCTGGGATGAATACCTATGTCTCATTCAAGATCCAGCTTTAGGAAAAGCAAAAGGATACTACTGCGATGGCAGAATGAGACTTGAAATGACACCAATTGGAAATGACCATGCTTGCGATCACACTGTTGTTATCGTCGCTGTAGGGCTGTTTTCAGCGCTTCGAAACATCACCCTCACTGGCAGAGACAACTGCACCTACCGCAAAACGGGGCATAGCGAAGCGCAGCCCGACGTGTCCTATTACATCGGCGATGCAGCCAGCGCAATTCCCTGGGGAACCACGATTATTGACCTCGATCAATATCCCGCGCCAACCCTGGTGATTGAAATTGCCAACACCTCTTTAGCCGATGACAAAGGCGAGAAACGACTGCTCTACGAAGCGTTGGGCGTTGGCGAATACTGGGTAGTCGATGTTGCCAACGTGCAAATTCTGGCATTTGCGATCGCCGACGGCGGCAGCAAGCGCATCACCGAATCTCAAGTGCTTCCTGGTCTAAATTTATCCCTACTGGAAGATACCCTCCGCCGTACCCGCGAAACTCCCCAAAGCGAAGTCATCCGCTGGCTACTCACCCAGTTTCAGGACATGTAA
- the psbD gene encoding photosystem II D2 protein (photosystem q(a) protein) has protein sequence MTIAMGRAQAQRGWFDVLDDWLKRDRFVFVGWSGILLFPCAYLALGGWLTGTTFVTSWYTHGIASSYLEGCNFLTAAVSTPPNSLGHSLLFLWGPEAQWNFTRWCQLGGLWTFVALHGAFGLIGFMLRQFEIARLVGIRPYNALAFSGPIAVFVSVFLLYPLGQSGWFFAPSFGVAAIFRFILFVQGFHNFTLNPFHMMGVAGILGGALLCAIHGATVENTLYEDGDKANTFRAFNPTQSEETYSMVTANRFWSQIFGIAFSNKRWLHFFMLFVPVTGLWMASIGIAGLALNLRAYDFVSQEIRAAEDPEFETFYTKNILLNEGIRAWMAPQDQPHEQFVFPEEVLPRGNAL, from the coding sequence ATGACCATAGCAATGGGAAGAGCGCAAGCCCAGCGAGGATGGTTTGACGTTCTCGACGACTGGCTAAAGCGCGACCGATTTGTCTTCGTAGGATGGTCAGGCATTCTGCTATTCCCCTGCGCCTACCTGGCGCTGGGAGGCTGGCTGACCGGCACCACCTTCGTCACCTCCTGGTACACCCACGGCATTGCCAGTTCCTACCTAGAGGGCTGCAACTTTTTGACCGCCGCCGTATCCACCCCGCCCAACAGCCTGGGTCATAGCCTGCTGTTTTTGTGGGGCCCCGAAGCCCAGTGGAACTTCACCCGCTGGTGTCAGCTCGGCGGCTTGTGGACGTTCGTCGCCCTGCACGGGGCTTTTGGACTGATCGGCTTCATGCTACGACAGTTTGAGATTGCCCGTCTGGTTGGCATCCGTCCCTACAACGCCCTGGCATTTTCCGGTCCCATCGCCGTGTTTGTCAGCGTGTTTCTGCTGTACCCACTAGGACAATCGGGCTGGTTTTTTGCCCCCAGCTTTGGGGTTGCCGCCATCTTCCGATTCATCCTATTCGTGCAAGGGTTCCACAACTTTACCCTCAACCCCTTCCATATGATGGGAGTAGCGGGCATTTTGGGGGGTGCGCTGCTGTGCGCCATTCATGGCGCGACGGTGGAGAACACCCTGTACGAAGACGGCGACAAGGCGAACACCTTCCGCGCCTTCAACCCGACGCAGTCTGAAGAAACCTACTCGATGGTGACGGCCAACCGCTTCTGGTCCCAGATTTTTGGGATTGCCTTTTCCAACAAGCGTTGGCTGCACTTTTTCATGCTGTTTGTGCCGGTGACGGGTCTGTGGATGGCGAGCATTGGGATTGCGGGCTTGGCGCTGAACCTGCGGGCGTATGACTTTGTATCGCAGGAGATTCGCGCGGCGGAAGACCCAGAGTTTGAGACGTTCTACACCAAGAACATTCTGCTAAACGAGGGCATCCGCGCTTGGATGGCTCCGCAAGACCAGCCTCACGAACAATTTGTATTCCCTGAAGAGGTACTGCCCCGTGGTAACGCTCTCTAG
- a CDS encoding transglutaminase N-terminal domain-containing protein, which translates to MRYWIRHTTTYRYDRPVTLAPHWVRLRPRSDVTQILHDFSLTVEPAPERIAENLDLEGNSVLKLTFGDEPLEQFQLTTISKVETFRTNPFDFLLEPWASRLPIDYPISLHRQLQPYLATSTAGLPALDPIALQLANDLWLQTDGNPVTFLWQLNQQIHANCRHIIRETGEPFPPSITWGKEAGSCRDLTVLFTEVCRAVGLAARFVSGYQEADAGNDPELHAWAEVYLPGAGWRGYDPTQNLAVGDRYIALVASSSYRDAAPLSGTLKTGIGASSELHTTLEIEAQT; encoded by the coding sequence ATGCGCTATTGGATTCGCCACACAACAACTTATCGATACGATCGCCCCGTGACGCTTGCTCCGCACTGGGTTCGGCTGCGGCCCCGCAGCGATGTCACACAAATCTTACATGATTTCTCCCTGACGGTAGAGCCAGCGCCAGAGCGTATTGCTGAGAATTTAGATTTAGAGGGAAACAGCGTCCTCAAGCTGACGTTTGGCGATGAACCGCTAGAGCAGTTCCAGCTCACAACGATTTCAAAAGTAGAAACCTTTCGCACCAATCCCTTTGACTTTTTGCTAGAACCCTGGGCTAGCCGCCTGCCCATCGACTATCCCATTTCGCTACATCGACAGCTTCAGCCCTATCTAGCCACCTCGACGGCTGGACTGCCCGCCCTTGACCCGATCGCCCTCCAGTTGGCCAACGACCTGTGGCTGCAAACAGACGGAAACCCCGTTACCTTCCTTTGGCAGTTGAACCAGCAAATTCATGCCAACTGTCGCCACATCATTCGGGAGACAGGCGAGCCATTTCCGCCCAGCATCACCTGGGGCAAAGAGGCGGGGTCTTGCCGCGACCTAACGGTGCTATTTACGGAAGTGTGTCGGGCTGTGGGGTTGGCGGCACGGTTCGTTAGCGGCTATCAGGAAGCCGACGCAGGCAACGATCCCGAACTGCATGCCTGGGCAGAAGTGTACCTCCCTGGCGCGGGCTGGCGCGGCTATGACCCAACGCAGAATCTCGCAGTGGGCGATCGCTACATTGCCCTGGTGGCCAGCTCCAGCTACCGAGATGCAGCCCCTCTTAGCGGCACGCTGAAAACCGGCATCGGTGCAAGCTCAGAACTTCACACCACGTTAGAAATTGAGGCTCAGACGTAA
- a CDS encoding photosystem I assembly protein Ycf4, with amino-acid sequence MTASSVSTESRVLRKMVVGSRRLSNYWWATVIFGGGLGFLLSSISSYLKVNLLPFSDPTQLVFIPQGLVMGFYGVAALLLATYLWLVILWDVGGGYNEFNRDTGMLTIFRWGFPGKNRKIEITHRLEDVQAIRVQIKEGLNPKRSLYLRIKGKGDIPLTRVGQPMALAELETEGAELARFLGVPLEGL; translated from the coding sequence ATGACTGCATCCAGTGTGTCCACCGAGAGCCGCGTGCTGCGGAAGATGGTTGTGGGGTCTCGCCGCCTGAGCAACTATTGGTGGGCGACGGTAATTTTTGGCGGAGGACTGGGCTTCTTGCTGTCCAGCATTTCCAGCTATTTGAAAGTGAATCTTCTGCCATTTTCTGATCCGACGCAGCTCGTCTTCATTCCGCAGGGATTGGTGATGGGATTTTATGGCGTGGCGGCACTGCTGCTGGCGACCTATCTGTGGCTGGTGATTTTGTGGGACGTAGGCGGTGGCTACAACGAATTCAACCGGGACACGGGGATGCTGACAATTTTCCGATGGGGCTTTCCGGGTAAAAACCGCAAGATTGAGATCACCCATAGGCTAGAGGACGTGCAGGCGATTCGCGTGCAGATTAAAGAAGGACTCAACCCGAAGCGATCGCTCTATTTGCGGATTAAGGGTAAAGGCGACATTCCCCTGACGCGGGTGGGACAGCCAATGGCGCTGGCAGAGCTGGAAACTGAAGGTGCTGAACTGGCGCGGTTTCTGGGTGTGCCGCTCGAAGGGCTATAG